Below is a genomic region from Medicago truncatula cultivar Jemalong A17 chromosome 3, MtrunA17r5.0-ANR, whole genome shotgun sequence.
atcttttatattataaaatatcaacatttttttttaaatagaaaaactcataaACGAATTCAAATCTTCATTATACAAATCTTCAAATAATAGATTTAATAATCCATTCTTTTAGAGGGGTGAATCTATTCCATCTTAAAGAAAGTTGTTTGAATCCTAGACTAATaagcaaaatcaaaattgtaaactgatttaaaaaaaaaacaaaaaaaccgcACTAAACCTAAATAATTGGatgttttaaattttcttattcCATAttcattttgtaaaattaattgaaaCCGTATATATAAATTCTatagtcattttttttagtatgatgagatattgtattaatttttatttttttaataacaaattaGCAAGTTAAAAGTTATATCAGTAAAGATTCCTGTTTTCTTCTCCCTCTCCAATAAGCCggccctaattttttttttataggttttcTCTTACAGTTTCTTCGttgaggggtggttttgggtcaattctaAACCTGAATCaaccctcttcatctttttctctctatttcaatctaaataagtgattttcacatatatctatatttttttctttgtgatttcatcatctaagtgtggtggtttgttaTTCGTTGTCtagtgcggcgttgtttgattcatattgaaatatcgattattcaatcaaagatttgggcgtcaacgttgcaaatTCGGAGGATAtggatattccggtcactttaattttatcatatatttttgtaggcattattaacttggatgctgtgagtttgttcgcagattcatcctttacgtctTTAGCGGTGTTAAAcgatgtaatctctcgatttgaatgaatgaatatcattttgtttttgtcaaaaaaaaaagttatactaGTATTTTATCCCTTGTCATGATTTGTACCATGTACTTTAACTCCTTAATTGGATTAgatcaaaattttaaacaaatcatccaaaccaaaccatattttgttttaatctttagatgagattttttttcttctcaaaattgCATCGTGAGCATGGTTGATTAAATTTATACAATAAATACTATCTTAGACTCATGTGTCACATttgctcaaaaataaaaaagacccATGTGTCacatttgcaaaaataaaaaattgtactaCAATCAATGAATGAATTAAGGAAGCTGCATCTATATGACTCGAGCATCAGACTTCCCTCAACAAAATGGTTGTCTAACACTTGCTTTGGAATAACTTCTGCTTTTATCTATAACTCTAGTGGTAAGAAATGTTCCATCAGTTGTCAAGTTTTCTTCTTGAAATGGGAAACAAGAAATATCCAATGTCCAGGAGCTTGCTAATAGAGCTGTAGCTAAAACACAACATTACCTATTTGTTTGAACACTTCATATGCTCCTTGGGTTGACCAACCAACATTAGTTGTGAACGATATGTCTGGACGAACCTTAAACTAAAACTTTATCTAATGAAAAAAACATATGCCCTGAATTTTCGTTTTTCAACTAGAAAACGCCTAAATCATGTCTCCAGGTCATGTTAGTTACTTCAGTATGGCCATCACATTTAGGATGATATGTTATGCTCATCCTCAATTGAACTCACTGTCGTTTTAAGATTTTCTGGCATAAATTACTCATGAATGCACGAAAATTGTTGCTCACAGCATGGAATTTCATGCAATTGCACTACTTTTACAAAAATTGCAGGTAAGGAATGAGCAGTAAAATGACATTAGATAGAGATGAAGAGAGAATATTTGCCCAATTTGTCCACAATTACCTAAATAAGCATGTAATAAAATCCACACTGATATAAGCAACAGTTGCAGCAAACATTTAGGTGAAGCTGCCTAGgagtatttgtttttgttggcaCACACGACAACCGATCGCAACATTCTACTCAAATAAAATGATTGCACAATTTTGTAGTATTAAATTCCTGAGAGAACTTTTGAATCCATGCAGAATTTAGTGCAAGAACCAGTTTTCCCTTGTGATACAAGTGAGTATGCTCTTGGTATATAATATGAGTGGGAATTGGGATCGTTTTCCATGTCGTCGTTATTTTGCTCAACTCAATACCAACATGATCTGGCCAAAATATCTTATAATTACTTGTATCCCGATGTCTTCTTCCCTTTCCTTGAGAGTGAATCTATCACTCTATTATCTACAATCTTGAAGTCATACCCCCCATCAACTAAGCCACAACCGTTTTGTTGGTTTTGGCCGATCATTCTTCATTCATGTAGAATTTTTAGGCTCCTCTAATCCTAAAATATTGTACATTTCCACCAACCAGATATGGTCTTCAGTGTTGAATGGCCAAAACCAATgttgttttatctttttcacATATCAATTTATTAGAGATTAAAGTTGGAGCTATTGTCTAGCTAAAGTAGGCAATTGGTAGTCTCCCTAGCTGCAATCAAACACCCTTATCTAAAGCATCACTTTCTAAAGTAAGGCAAGGCCAACATTGTTGATGTTGCGAGTGCCTTCTACAACATTCTGAAGGCCTCTTCAACAATTGAgctccaacaaaaaaaactttcacCTAGTCAGTCAATGCCTAAGCATTCTTATCCTAGTCCTAGTTTTTAACAAATCGACAATAAAAGTCAGCTATTCACAAGAAGCTCCTTGCTTCTTTAACATCCTTGGGAATTGATCACAGTAAAATTTATGCAATTTAATGTGGATCCATAGATACCCCTTCCTAATAGTAAATCATCCTCTTAAAACTACATTTATTTCCATAAGCATAATATTGGTACTGTTGTGATGTTGGAAGGACCGCCTCTAAATCTGCAAATGTGTTGCCTAAGAGTTGTTGAAGATGagaatatcattaaaaaaactaGAACAAACTTGCAAAGATAAGGTTGGAGCATTAGTTAACTCTAAAGCCATAACTATGATGTTTTCAGTATATCATCCTAATgcatttgaatttgataataTACCCAGATCGAAGGTCAATTTTGGATAAAGAGAATTTTCCATTGTAACTCACCGAACATTTGGAATTGGGTGTTGGTCAAGGATTATACACTTGCCATCCTTTTACTTAACCAAGATATCTGGACTAGAAAAAGGGTTGTAACTTGGTTAAAAATTTCTGACTCAACAATTCTGCTACTTCTCAATTCCACTATTTTGGATATGAGGGTAATGGTAGGGTCTCGTATTTATAGGATCGTCGCCAAATTTGAGAGGAATGCGATCTACTCGTCTATTGTGTCTGATAACCCTTTTGGAATAGAGAAAACACCATAGAAGTCAACTGATAGTTCTTGCCGCCCCCACCCACCTACACACCTACATCCTCATGTTACTAAACTTAACTTCACAAATTCAAGGAATAGCTAACTTTGAGTTTCCTTGAAGGCACACTACAACAATATTCTTCATAAAAGTCATGTTGGAAGTGCTCAAGTGATTCCACCCTAGGTTCCAATTCATGCAAACAATTcagctaaaaaaaaactatatacttTTAGTCATTTTTTCTAACTGATTGCTTACCAGACCTAACTCCGCAATCCTTCTAGAATAATTTTAGTATCGGGGCTTCTAGGTTCCTATCAGGGACACTCCATAAGATCCTCAAAACTATGAAACAAGGTACTGAGAAATGCATAAAAAACTGAttgtatgtaaataaataaaataacaaatcaaTAATCTACATTTGCTAATGCAAAATGTCACCCATACATGCAATGCAGAAGACAATATATACAATGCGGGTACAAACCATACATTATATTGCAAAACCATATCAAAACTGTCAAATGCAAACTGAAATATATAAtgataaaatcataataatatagaCAGAAACATGTAACCAAACAGcctaaccaacaaaaaaaaaaacaaattcaccAAACTCAAGCGGACCATTATACTGTACTATGTGCTACCATCTTTAAACCTGAATGTAAACACACTGCACATAAAACTGACCCTATGGTGCCAGTGCCTCGATCGCAGTTTAGGGCATTTGTTGACAGCATCACCTGTGACAATGGTAAATGCTTTTGTAGAAAATTAACACAATCTCCAAAATCCTCTCACTCGCCCCTTAAAGGGAATTTAGCCCCTTGTTTTGGCCCTTTTCATACCAAGGCTGTTGTGGAAGGGCGAAACAGAACCAGACATGGGGGAACCCTCCTCGCGAAGAGTGCCATTGATCATTGCAAGTTCACGAAGCTGCTGCTTCTTGTAGAAATCATGGGATTCTTCCTGAAAGATAAGACAATAATTCAAACAATTAGATCAAACAGTTTCCCTATCAAGCTGTCCAATCTCATACTGAATTCACAAAAACATACCACAGGCCTGAGCAAATCTTCGAGTATTTCACGCGCCTGCATCAGGCGAGCATCTATTATTTCAGCTGGTAATTCTGCCTCAACCAGAATATGGAGAGGTTCATTCAAATGCTCATAGCCAGGCTTCCCTCTCATCATTTCCTCCTACAAATATGATCAAAATTCGTTTACTATAACTGTCTTACTATCCAAATGAAATCTATATACATTTAGAATAATTATAAGTGATAGATCTCTAGGTGaaataaatggaaaatattCATCAGATGATGGAGAGAACACATTAGTTTGATATTATACAAGAAACACATTAACAATATCTTCTCATGTTCACAGTAAAGTAATTTTATCTCGGTACaaataacaaaactaaaaataatatgtttatttttaccCTGGCTGTATCTTTAATGCTACCGCGACCCCTGATCAAGACACGGCACTCGGTGTTTGCTTCTACACGCTTTAGAGAGTTTCCTCTCGGGCCTAGGAGGCGACCAACAAAGTTAAACTGCAATCAACAAATATCTATTAGATTCTTatgtcggaaaaaaaaaaatctagtgttcATTAGGGAAGAGATGTGATCCTCCATACATTAGGAAATGAATCCACGGGTATATCCACTCTGATTGTCTTTTTGACAAGAAGACCAGACGAGCTACCTTGTGGACTCAGCCAGCTTGGTGTTGGTGAGGACTGTATCAGACTTGGCATCTGCATGTTTTCATTCTAATGTCAATTACATAAACAGATATGATTGTCTATTTACCGGCATGCAGATGAACATGAATTTACTACTGTATCAGAGGCCACCAAAAAGGTTTGCACTAGCTGATCAAAATTCAGAAAACTActcattattataaataaaaaaaatgcgaaGAATAACTAACTATCAACAGCcataacataaaaaatgcaAGTTATATCCTAACTATGTCAATGAAAGGATCAGGATGTCAGTAAATGATGGGTCGACATCTGCACTACAGATGATTTTGAACCATGATGGTATAAGATAGTTAACTCATTTCGGAAACTTAGCTAATAACTTAGCTTTGCATTACCTGTACAAAAATATAGAACTACAACCAGTCGAATGAATTTCATGAGTTAGTATAAGATGTAAAATTATGTCAGAATAATTTCTAAAGTACAGAATTAGATGGAAATGAAGTTATGTTAATGGTTAGTATCCGTACTTCTGATTGAAATCGTGATACCCATCCATTTGGATCAAGACCTCCCTTCGAAAACATTCCTCCTGCAGCCAGGGGGCTACCATGTTCAAGCCCACTTTGACCTAAAACTGATGCATTCCCCAAGATTGTCGTAACACGCAAAATTTCTGCTCCAAAAATGTCAGCATTTTCTTAACAAGTTAGCAGTCACTACAAAACCGATAGACAGCTTGGATGTTTGCTGAGTCAGTAAAGAATTATTGCTATCTCTATAAGTTAAAGCTTTTTATGGTAGTACTCGAGGCAGCAAGAAAAAATACATACAGTCAAGTGTcatgttaatatttaaatatatcaataGAATAGAcattatacataaaaataaaagacactTCCAAGAAATCAGATCAGTGAACCATTGAAACAGTGTATTACAATTACccaaaatttagttttaaaCATCTTTAAAAAACTTAATGACATTTAAGGACTTGCTTTTACACAAACAGTTCAAATAGCTCGAACAATAACACCACACCATTACAATAACAAAAAGCAGCAATCACATAAACCGGAAGCCGGCAGGAAAATTATCATTCCATTACTTTTTCAGAAGgaagaaaaacaattataatataGTAAATGGTTTTCACATAGAATCTCTACTGTTCAAAGAAGCAAAAGATGgcatctaatttttttcattttcttaacatataaaatattaacaaaagaaACACATCActcaattaaaaaggaaaaataaagactTGTGTTCAATTTATAGAACATATCATACCCATCTGATCCAATCAGTGTAAGTTTGCAAGTTGAGGGAGAGGGGGAGGaggaaatgaagaaaatgatcgGGAAGGAAAGGGAAGAGGATAAAGGATTAAGTATTGGAtgcttaaaaaattaaaatccttcTAATTTAATGTGTGCATGGATAATAATGCCTGACTTTTAACTATGATTAGGAGAGTAatatgtataatattctaaaccaCCTGCCGCTCAATCTTACTCGGTCGATCAAAAAGTCATGTGACTTTCATAACTTGATTAACCAAAGTGTTGTCATGGCCATGGTGGACTGCGGTGGCAGATTTTGAGACAGCTGTCATGGCCAATTTGTGAAGGATGGCAGTGCCCTGGTGTTTTATGGAGGATTTTGGGCTTTCGGCCAGCCACAATCGATAACACTGATTGACCgtgattaaattatattaagcCTTAAATGGGGTATGATCAGGAATTAAGATAATAGGTTTGTAACGGATTTTCTTAAAGGCGTATAAATAAGCAGTTTTCGCATCAAATTGAACACGATTCTTGCTACTACTGTACTCATCCACACTTCATCCTGTTGTTCCGCCCTCATCCAGGTGCGATCTGTCAGTTCGTTTGTCATCTCTTATTGATTCAGTTACAAACTCACAGGAGCCCTTCAGAGCTCCGACATGCCTCCATCTAGCAGTAATCCGCAGCCCTCAAGGTGACATTGCCGCTAAACCTCTGTTCCCATTCTCTAGTTTCTTTGTCCAATGAAACTAAAGATTCcaagtgtttttcttttttaatgtcAGAAGATGAATTGTTTCGGGTTCTGTTAGAAACCTAATCTCACTTCTCCGTCTttggtttttctcttttttccttttgtgttcTTATTTCATAATTACTATTACATATAAAATACACATCGATATAATATTatcatgataataataataac
It encodes:
- the LOC11422411 gene encoding KH domain-containing protein At5g56140: MMSSSGAGRYMAFPPSPSQSLPHLSGLRSPASSVISEHDQYLSELLGERQKISPFMAVLPHCYRLLNQEILRVTTILGNASVLGQSGLEHGSPLAAGGMFSKGGLDPNGWVSRFQSEMPSLIQSSPTPSWLSPQGSSSGLLVKKTIRVDIPVDSFPNFNFVGRLLGPRGNSLKRVEANTECRVLIRGRGSIKDTAREEMMRGKPGYEHLNEPLHILVEAELPAEIIDARLMQAREILEDLLRPVEESHDFYKKQQLRELAMINGTLREEGSPMSGSVSPFHNSLGMKRAKTRG